Proteins encoded together in one Cryptosporangium minutisporangium window:
- a CDS encoding DUF805 domain-containing protein: MSFPNAVRVCLLQKYATFSGRARRSEFWFFVLFTAIVGAVGAVLDAILGLSDGSFGGVGPIEGVLQLALVVPSLAVGARRLHDIGRTGWWQLIGIVPIIGWIILLVFFVQNSHPANQHGPNPKNLGA; the protein is encoded by the coding sequence ATGTCGTTCCCGAACGCTGTCAGAGTCTGCCTCCTGCAAAAGTACGCAACCTTCAGCGGTCGTGCGCGCCGGTCGGAGTTCTGGTTTTTCGTCCTGTTCACCGCGATCGTCGGTGCCGTCGGCGCTGTCCTGGACGCGATCCTCGGTCTCAGTGATGGATCGTTCGGCGGCGTGGGGCCCATCGAAGGCGTCCTCCAACTGGCCCTGGTCGTTCCGAGCCTCGCCGTGGGCGCGCGACGCCTGCACGACATCGGCCGCACTGGCTGGTGGCAGCTCATCGGCATCGTTCCGATCATCGGCTGGATCATTCTCCTCGTGTTCTTCGTGCAGAACAGCCACCCCGCCAACCAGCACGGACCGAACCCGAAGAATCTCGGCGCCTAG
- a CDS encoding MBL fold metallo-hydrolase, with product MRLKLGRPDLSAWSDRFAVPRATDASPLTVTFLGVATLLVDDGTTAMLTDGYFSRPGLLKVGLGRIAPDVARIDRELAAAGVSQLAAVAPVHTHFDHVLDSAVVAERTGATLVGGRSTANVGRGAGLAEDAVRIATPGEPLEFGPYTVTLVESHHCPPDRYPGEIAAPLRPPARASAYRCGEAWSTFVTHRPSGRRLLVQGSAGFVPGALRGYRAEVVYLGVGQLGLRPDAEIRQYWDETVRQVGAERVVLIHWDDFFRPLDQPLRALPYAGDDLDVTMRVLGELADADGVQLWFPTVRVREDAWA from the coding sequence GTGCGACTCAAGCTGGGGCGTCCGGACCTGTCCGCCTGGTCCGATCGGTTCGCGGTCCCCCGCGCCACCGACGCCAGCCCGCTGACCGTGACGTTCCTCGGCGTGGCGACGCTGCTCGTGGACGACGGAACGACGGCGATGCTGACCGACGGCTACTTCAGCCGCCCCGGCCTGCTCAAGGTCGGACTCGGCCGGATCGCGCCGGACGTCGCCCGCATCGACCGCGAGCTGGCCGCCGCCGGAGTGTCCCAGCTCGCCGCGGTGGCGCCCGTGCACACCCACTTCGACCACGTGCTCGACTCCGCGGTGGTCGCCGAGCGCACCGGGGCGACGCTGGTCGGCGGCCGGTCGACCGCGAACGTCGGCCGCGGCGCCGGGCTGGCCGAGGACGCCGTCCGGATCGCCACCCCCGGCGAGCCGCTCGAGTTCGGGCCGTACACGGTGACGCTGGTCGAGTCGCACCACTGCCCGCCGGACCGGTACCCGGGTGAGATCGCCGCGCCGCTCCGCCCACCCGCCCGGGCGTCGGCGTACCGCTGCGGCGAAGCCTGGTCGACGTTCGTCACGCACCGTCCGTCCGGGCGGCGGTTGCTGGTCCAGGGCAGCGCGGGCTTCGTCCCCGGCGCGCTGCGCGGCTACCGGGCCGAGGTCGTCTACCTGGGCGTCGGGCAGCTGGGGCTGCGGCCGGACGCGGAGATCCGGCAGTACTGGGACGAGACCGTCCGGCAGGTCGGCGCGGAGCGGGTCGTACTCATCCACTGGGACGACTTCTTCCGCCCGCTGGACCAGCCGCTGCGCGCACTGCCGTACGCCGGCGACGACCTCGACGTCACGATGCGGGTGCTGGGCGAGTTGGCCGACGCCGACGGCGTCCAACTGTGGTTCCCGACCGTGCGCGTCCGCGAGGATGCCTGGGCCTGA